The DNA segment AATCACAATCGTATAATCTTTCTTTAACTCTAAAATCAAATCTTCTACTTTCGCTGTTGAAATTGGATCAAGTGCTGAAGTTGGCTCATCCATCAAGATAACATCCGGCTTAACTGCAAGTACGCGGGCAATGCAAAGTCGCTGTTGTTGTCCACCTGACATCCCAATTGCTGAACGATCTAGTCTATCATGAACTTCTTCCCAAAGAGCCGCTTGACGCAAACTTCTCTCTACAATCTCGTCTAGCACTTTTTTATCTTTTACACCGTGCATCCGTGGTCCATACGCTACATTATCATAAATCGAAAACGGAAATGGATTGGCTTGTTGAAAAACCATACCCACTTTTTTACGTAAATTAACCATGTCTATTTTAGGGTCTTGTACATTTTCGCCACCGATATAGATTTCTCCAGTCGTTTTCACATTAGGAATCAAATCATTCATCCGGTTAAGCGTTCTAAGGAAAGTTGATTTACCACAACCCGACGGACCAATTAATGCAGTAACTTGATTCTTTTTAATGTTTAAAGCGATTTTTTGTAGTGCTTGTTTGGAACCATAAAATAAATCTACATCTTTTGTTTCGATGATATATTCTACTTTTTCAACAGTTTCAGTTGTCATAAAAAGCTCCTTTCTAGCCGAAGTTA comes from the Listeria welshimeri serovar 6b str. SLCC5334 genome and includes:
- the pstB gene encoding phosphate ABC transporter ATP-binding protein PstB produces the protein MTTETVEKVEYIIETKDVDLFYGSKQALQKIALNIKKNQVTALIGPSGCGKSTFLRTLNRMNDLIPNVKTTGEIYIGGENVQDPKIDMVNLRKKVGMVFQQANPFPFSIYDNVAYGPRMHGVKDKKVLDEIVERSLRQAALWEEVHDRLDRSAIGMSGGQQQRLCIARVLAVKPDVILMDEPTSALDPISTAKVEDLILELKKDYTIVIVTHNMQQASRISDETAFFLNGHIVEFADTTSIFTNPAEKETEDYISGRFG